The Chrysiogenes arsenatis DSM 11915 genome segment CAACACCGGAGTTCGGATACGCTTTTTCTACAATATCAGCGAGCAACACCTTCACATCAGCAAACGACATTCCGCCAACTTGCACGGGGCCGACACGTGGAATCATTAAATTCCCACTCGCTTCCACCTGCAAAGAGAAGTTTTGCGAATTCACCCCGTAGAGATACACCCCTAAAACATCTTTCGGGGAGACGATATACGAGTCGGGAACCGGCAATGCGCTCGGGTCAAATTCTGAAGAACTTTCAAAAAACTGGATTCCATAGCGCGGAAGCGTCTTTTGCAATTCCTGATGCACCTGCCGCTCATACAGCTTGGCTAAAAAATCGTCCGCCGGAACATACGTGAGTGGCGTTTGGCGCAGCGAAGGATACGTCGCTAATTTTTTCACTTTTTCTGCAGAATCAAGCTCCTGTTGGAGCATGAGAGCGTCCAAAGTCGCCTGAGAGGACAAAAGCGTTTCTGGCGCGCCTGCTCCTTGACGGTCTCTTTGCGAAGATTCTGCTTTTATTGCGGTGGCTGGAGTTTGCGCACTGCTCGCAGTGTTAGCCCCCTGATTTGCTAACATCCGCTGCACTTCCGGAGCATTCAGCAAAGCTGGGTTTTGTGAAATCATTTCGAGCGCCCGCTGCTGATCAGCCGCGCTCAGTGCCCATGCCGAAGAAGTGCTCACAAAAACGAAAACGCAAAGAGAAAAGAACATAACCAAAAAACGCATGTGATAACCTCTTTAGGGAATTTTAATAATTGTAAGCCCATGTCAGGGCAAGACCGGCATAGCCGTACATTTTATCGAACTGACCGTAGGAGAACTCATTATACAAAAAGTTCACTTCGCCAAGAAGGTTGTTCGTGTACGCTTTCCCTTCCAACGTAATCGCCAAATTATCATTCAACAAATAATGCACTTGCCCTGTAAACATATTGTTTATCGTAAAACCGTTGCCAATCCGGTCGTCAATATCGCGATCTACTGCGATAAAACGGTAATAGCCCGCCACAATCCAGTCATCCCATATACGCCAATCTAGCCCTAGGCCGAGCGCATAATGTGTTTGATCATAGCCAAGTTTATCAATATATCCTTTGAGAAACGAAAGATCGGATTGGAATTCAGATTCGACTGTGGTTTGACCGTATTCGACATACCCTGAACCAACTATGTTACGTGTTAGCGCGATCCCACCAAGCAAGCGTGCAAAGTAAGTAGTGTCTTTAACGCCAGAAAGAGTGAGAGAAGAGGAGAGAAAGCCGGGCTGCGCAAGCTGAGGATCGGTAATCGAAAAACTTGGCGTAGTAATCTTTCCCTCGTTCGGAAACCATGTGTACTGACCCAAAGCGATAGAGTTGGTTCCGGTATCGGACAATCTTACCTTCAAATTATCCCCACGGTTAAAGCGTTGGCCGCCTTCTAAAGCAAGCGTAAACGGCTTGCTGTCCAGCAAGCGATACTTTAACGCCATCGTACTTTTAAACACATTGAGCGTGTCACGCGAGTAATCAATTTCCGGAAAATCAATCTCTCTCCGTGAAATTGCAACGCATCCGTAAAGCCGAAATTTAACGTTAAGCCGTACGACTGGTAATCCCCCAACGAACCTAGCTGCGATGAATTATTGCGCTGCGCATCGGTAAGTTGCGTGTCACGAATATCAAATACATCAATATTATCATCAACACGGTGAAAAGAACCCGTCAGCTCCATCCGCCCCTTACTGAGGGTGTAGGGAAGGGGTTTATTCCAATGCAATCCCGGCTCAGCGGCCAGCGCACCACCCGCTGTCAATAAAACACAACAACAAGAAACTCGCAAATACCCTCTTATCTTCACTTTCCCCCCATAATAAAGGCGATTATATTGCCAATAGCGCTATACCATGTGCGACAAGGCCAATGGTCTTTTAGCGGAAGTCGCTCAGCGTGTAAAGCGACAAGGCACCTTTATGAATCATTTTTTTCAATTAAATTGCATTTAAGGTGTTGCAATCAGGTGAAGACTCTTTTATGTTGATCACACTTTGTAGGGTCATTTTTTCGAAGTGATTGAATATTTCCAATTGGAGGAGAGTTTTATGAAGAAACGTACACTATTGTCTCTGTCGGTCGCTGCTCTTGCAGCAAGCTCGTTGGTTGTTGGTTGTGGTGGGGGAAGTGGAGGGAGTAACCCTGATACTACAGTTTCAGGAGCCTCTTAATGTTGTTGGTCAGTCAAGCATCATCAAAGGTGCAGATATTTATGTAAATAATGTCGCTGTTGATAGCACTGACGCTACAGGCAAACGCACTCTCGCCTCTGTTGTAATGAACTCTGAAATCGCAGTTGAGGGTGGCATTATCGGCGCAACGGGTCTCAATTTTACAGGTAAGTTCGTTACCACATATGAGACTATTGAAACTTTTGTCACTCCGATATCAACTGCTTATTACTACACGCAAGACCCTGCTCTTGCGTCAGCAAAAAATACTGACACAGTAAACACTAGCGATAACGCTATACTGAACATCAAGAAACAGTCCTTGCAAATTGCAAAAGCAGCTGAAGCTCTAGCTGGCGCCGCAACTACTAACCAAACTGCAGCGTATTCAGCCTTATTCCGGGCAATGGCCAATAAAGCCAAAGGGAAATTTGATTCGACCGATAGTAATGGTTTGGATACTACAGACATGCTGAGCAGTGACATTATCAAAACAGCGCTTAGCGTAAATGATACTCAAGCTGCGCAACTGACCAAAGTAGCTTCAGTTGTATCGACTGTATTTGGAGGCATCGACAGCGCAGACCTCAATGGAGCCAAGTACGCTGCAGCATCCGCCTATGCCGCAACAATCGCAAACCAGGCAAGCTCGCTTAAAGACACCAGCGATGACGCGCTAAATACTATCGCAACTAGCGCAGCAGCTCTGGTCAATAACATTACCGCACAGATAATAGCAAGCACAGGGACAGATACGTCAGAAAGAGTTAATCTTGACCTTACCAACTACAACATTAGCTTAGACACAACCGAAGCGCCTTCCAGCGGAATAATCTTTACCCCACAAGCAACTGTAACCAAAGTTGCACTCAATTCGCCAACAGCGGCCATAGCAGTTGACTCAGATGGCGAACTAGAAACTGGCCTGATGACCTACGGATTAGATCCACAAGCAAAGCTATATATTGCGCTTGACAGCTTTGAATCGGGCCAAACAACTATGTCACTTGCTCTTGAACTTACTAAAGGCGATAGCGAGTTAAAGATCATTGCGAACGATGTTGCCAAAATCACTGCCAATAGCAGCAATAAAGTAACTGCAGCTAGTGTCAACACCGGCGCATCCATCGACTACAGCATCAACTATAAAGGTATTGTTTTCACTCCTAACACTCTAACCTATGACGGCACTTGGATGAATTCCCTTATCACGTTGGATACGATTGATTCACATTCTGACGCTCTTCGCGTTAACATTGGACAAATCATAGAAAATGCTGACACTGCTGTTGGGACAGTGAGTGTTGACAGCCTTGAAAACGGAATTTATGATGTCAAAATTTTAGTAGATGGTGTTGAACTTGGCCGCGGCGCTAAAGTTTGGAATAATACGACCATAACGATCGGAAATAAGAGCCTTACGGGGTCAAAGGTAACCGGAACTGTTAATCTACACTGATATCCGGCAGTATCGACCATAACGCCAAAACGAAAAGGTGAAAGAAGGAAACTTCTTTCACCTTTTTTTAATGGGATTTATTTTTTTTATCTTCGGGAAGTATAATAGGGGAAGTATAATAGGACACCCAAGTTGATGATTGACCCATTTTCTCTATTGAAGCAATGATGACTGCTTCAACAAGGAGGCTCGCGGATGGAAGATATAAAAGACGCTACGACTTCTTCTGCAGAAGCTGACGAAGGTCTGCGTGAAAATCGCGCACAGATTCCCCGTTTATTTACATTTGCTATGACTTTTTCGGCAATATCTATGGTTAGCCTAGTAGGAAAAATAATGGATATATTTTAATCAAAAGCAAATAGGACACCCAAGTTGATGATTGACCCATTTTCTCTTTTCAGGTAAGTTTCAAATCATCCTGAGTCAATAAGGAGTTCAGCATGACCATCGCTCGCAATCAACAGGTTTTCCTCGACTCAACTCCATATTATCACTGTATCAGTCGCTGTGTGCGTCGTGCATTTTTGTGCGGCGAGGATGTGGTGACTGGTCAAAATTTCGACCATCGCAAGCAATGGATCATTGACCGCATGCTAATGCTTTCTGGTATATTTGCTATCGACGTGTGTGCATATGCTCTTATGAGCAATCACTACGGGAGAAATTAACAGGACACCCAGGGGAAGTATAATAGGACACCCAAGTTGATGATCAATGAGATAATAGGACACCCAAATCGAGTACCCAAATAGTATAATAGGACACCCAAGTTGATGATTCCCAAGTTGATGATTGACCCATTTTCTCTTTTCAGGTAAGTTTCAAATCATCCTGAGTCACTAAGGAGTTCAGCATGACCATCGCTCGCAATCAACAGGTTTTCCTCGACTCAACTCCATATTATCACTGTATCAGTCGTTGTGTGCGTCGTGCATTTTTGTGCGGCGAGGATGTGGTGACTGGTCAAAATTTCGACCATCGCAAGCAATGGATCATTGACCGCATGCTAATGCTTTCTGGTATATTTGCTATCGACGTGTGTGCATATGCTCTTATGAGCAATCACTACCATTTGGTACTGCGAGTTGATGTTGAACAAATAAACCGTTGGAGTGATGAAGAGATTTTAGAGCAATGGTGTAAGCTTTTCTCTGGCAATACTATAGTGCAAAAGCATCGTGCAGGTGACGCACTCGATAGCTACCAGCAACAGAAGTTGCAAATAATGATCACGGAATACCGACGTCGGCTGTGCGATATTTCGTGGTACATGCGTTCTTTGAATGAAAGCATCGCGCGGCAAGCGAATTTGGAGGATAATTGCACTGGGCGTTTCTGGGAGGGGCGCTTTAAGTCGCAGGCACTCTTAGATATGCAAGCGGTGTTAACATGTATGGCATATGTTGATTTAAATCCGATTCGCGCGGGGATTGCAGTTTCGCCGGAGCGATCTGATTTTACTTCTATTCAGGCGCGGATTCGCCTGTGGGCATTGCAAGAGGGGGAAACGGCGCTTGGTCGAGTTGAAGTTCCCAACTCCTTTCGTCCAGCGATGTTGCTCCCTTTTGATGATAACAATAACGACAATATGGCGCTACCGTTTACGTCGCACGGCTACTTTGAGTTAGTGGACTGGATTGGGCGCTGTGCTCGGCCAGATAAACGGGGCGCGATTGCAGAAAGTGCGCCGGATATCCTTTTGCGACTTGGAATTGAGCCGGAATTTTTCCTGAAGCAGATGCGGAGTCGTCACGGTTTCCATGCGATGATGGGTACGGTGAGCCATCTGCGGGAGGCGGCACAGCGTTGCGGTAAGCGTTGTGTGCGCGGTATCGGCGTTGCTAAAAGGCTTTTTGGTAAAGAATCAGCGTAACATTTACGCTGTGAAGATATTTCGATCC includes the following:
- a CDS encoding transposase, with protein sequence MTIARNQQVFLDSTPYYHCISRCVRRAFLCGEDVVTGQNFDHRKQWIIDRMLMLSGIFAIDVCAYALMSNHYHLVLRVDVEQINRWSDEEILEQWCKLFSGNTIVQKHRAGDALDSYQQQKLQIMITEYRRRLCDISWYMRSLNESIARQANLEDNCTGRFWEGRFKSQALLDMQAVLTCMAYVDLNPIRAGIAVSPERSDFTSIQARIRLWALQEGETALGRVEVPNSFRPAMLLPFDDNNNDNMALPFTSHGYFELVDWIGRCARPDKRGAIAESAPDILLRLGIEPEFFLKQMRSRHGFHAMMGTVSHLREAAQRCGKRCVRGIGVAKRLFGKESA